The following are from one region of the Salvia splendens isolate huo1 chromosome 2, SspV2, whole genome shotgun sequence genome:
- the LOC121779984 gene encoding ribosomal L1 domain-containing protein CG13096-like has product MKGQSEAVDAEGGAGEESDGEAAAAGGSGEDDGEGEQENEANSNSKAKGGAGAGEEDDDGENDAANGHDDEDDDDENEDDDDENEDGDDPDVAEDEDEEPEDEDEEELQPPKKRNK; this is encoded by the coding sequence ATGAAAGGCCAATCGGAAGCTGTTGATGCCGAGGGAGGAGCTGGTGAGGAGAGCGACGGTGAAGCTGCTGCCGCCGGTGGTTCGGGAGAGGATGATGGCGAAGGCGAACAGGAGAACGAGGCCAACAGCAACAGCAAGGCCAAGGGGGGAGCAGGTGCCGGTGAAGAGGACGATGACGGGGAAAATGATGCTGCCAACGGGCACGATGATGAGGACGATGACGATGAGAATGAGGACGATGACGATGAGAATGAGGACGGAGACGACCCGGATGTAGCTGAGGACGAGGATGAGGAGCCAGAGGATGAAGACGAAGAAGAACTTCAGCCTCCGAAGAAGAGAAATAAGTGA
- the LOC121766779 gene encoding probable enoyl-CoA hydratase 2, mitochondrial, producing the protein MVAFAAASKSLKNPNFQSTISHLFRFQSARTLLVQSVSESVKLQKLADSDSGIWEVNLERPSSKNAIGRDMLRGLKHTLESVNRDQTAKVLMISSFVPKVFCAGADLKERKTMSPSEVREFVKSLRSTFSYLEALCIPTIAVIEGAALGGGLEMALSCDLRICGENALLGLPETGLAIIPGAGGTQRLPRLVGKSTAKELIFTGRIIDGKDALSMGLVNYCVPAGEAHLKALEIARLINQKGPVAIRTAKRAIDGGMEVDMESGLVLEEECYEQIMHTKDRLEGLAAFAEKRKPNYIGR; encoded by the exons ATGGTAGCTTTTGCCGCTGCATCGAAATCCTTGAAGAATCCCAACTTTCAGAGCACTATTTCGCATCTGTTCAGATTCCAGAGTGCTAGAACGCTCTTGGTGCAGTCTGTTTCCGAGTCCGTGAAACTGCAGAAACTCGCTGATTCTGATTCTG GGATTTGGGAGGTTAACTTGGAAAGGCCTAGCTCGAAAAATGCTATTGGAAGAGACATGCTGAGGGGATTGAAGCATACACTTGAATCTGTTAACAGAGACCAGACAGCAAAAGTTTTGATGATCAGCAGTTTTGTCCCCAAAGTATTTTGTGCAGGTGCCGATTTGAAG GAGAGGAAGACAATGAGTCCATCTGAAGTGCGGGAATTTGTGAAATCACTGCGCTCCACTTTCTCCTACTTGGAG GCACTGTGTATTCCTACGATAGCCGTCATTGAAGGTGCTGCCTTGGGGGGTGGGCTTGAAATGGCTCTATCTTGTGATCTCCGGATATGTG GGGAAAATGCTTTACTAGGATTACCAGAAACTGGGCTGGCAATCATTCCCGG GGCTGGGGGAACACAAAGGCTCCCTAGATTGGTTGGAAAATCGACAGCAAAGGAACTTATTTTCACTGGTCGGATAATTGATGGCAAAGACGCTCTGTCCATGG GTCTTGTTAATTACTGTGTCCCGGCTGGCGAGGCTCACCTGAAAGCTCTTGAAATCGCTAGGCTTATAAATCAGAAG GGACCGGTGGCGATAAGAACGGCAAAGCGAGCGATTGATGGAGGAATGGAGGTGGATATGGAATCAGGTTTGGTGTTGGAGGAAGAGTGCTATGAACAGATCATGCACACCAAGGATCGGTTGGAAGGTTTGGCTGCATTTGCTGAGAAAAGAAAACCTAATTATATAGGTCGATGA